One genomic window of Polaromonas sp. SP1 includes the following:
- a CDS encoding DUF4260 domain-containing protein → MSTVAEPGSVAGGVRLLLRAEGLVVLAAAVAAYAQFGAGWGWFAALFLLPDVSFLAYLAGPRAGAWAYNAMHSYLGAMGLLAAGVLGGMPMLLAVGLVWCAHIGFDRMLGYGLKYDSGFGHTHLGRLGRKDPW, encoded by the coding sequence GTGAGCACCGTAGCCGAGCCGGGGAGCGTCGCCGGCGGGGTGCGGCTGCTGCTGCGCGCCGAAGGGCTGGTGGTGCTGGCCGCCGCCGTGGCCGCGTATGCGCAATTCGGCGCAGGCTGGGGCTGGTTTGCCGCGCTCTTCCTGCTGCCGGACGTGTCCTTCCTGGCCTACCTGGCGGGGCCGCGCGCGGGCGCGTGGGCTTACAACGCCATGCACTCTTATTTAGGCGCTATGGGCTTGCTGGCCGCAGGCGTCCTCGGCGGCATGCCCATGCTGCTGGCGGTGGGGCTGGTCTGGTGCGCGCACATCGGCTTTGACCGCATGCTGGGCTACGGCCTGAAGTACGACTCGGGCTTTGGGCACACCCACTTGGGCCGCCTGGGGCGCAAAGACCCGTGGTGA
- a CDS encoding Spy/CpxP family protein refolding chaperone: MKRIIKKTLLGLFGGALIVGSLGACSHGGHGWRGDAGSPEARARMVEKVGSRLDLDAAQKQKLNVLAEKLQAQRTALRGTTEPRDAFRGLFAGEKLDQAGAKKLIDEKTAALQSGSPDVIAAAADFFDNLKPEQQQKVRDFMERGRRWGYRG, from the coding sequence ATGAAACGCATCATCAAAAAAACCCTGCTCGGCCTTTTCGGCGGGGCGCTCATCGTCGGCAGCCTGGGTGCGTGCTCGCACGGCGGCCATGGCTGGCGCGGCGATGCCGGCTCACCCGAGGCGCGCGCCCGCATGGTCGAGAAAGTCGGCTCGCGCCTGGACCTGGATGCCGCACAAAAACAAAAGCTGAATGTGCTGGCCGAAAAACTCCAGGCCCAGCGCACGGCCCTGCGCGGCACGACCGAGCCGCGTGACGCCTTCCGCGGCCTCTTTGCCGGCGAAAAACTCGACCAGGCCGGCGCCAAAAAACTGATCGACGAGAAAACCGCCGCGCTGCAGTCCGGCAGCCCCGACGTCATTGCCGCCGCCGCCGACTTCTTTGACAACCTGAAACCCGAGCAGCAGCAAAAAGTGCGCGACTTCATGGAGCGCGGCCGCCGTTGGGGTTACCGTGGCTGA
- the ptsP gene encoding phosphoenolpyruvate--protein phosphotransferase has translation MTFSVHGLAVSRGIAIGRAVLVASSRADVAHYFIEDDKSADEITRVRISRNAVMEEITRLQQDLPKDAPHELAALLDVHLMLLQDEQLISGVKHWITDRHYNAEWALTTQYEIIARQFDDMEDEYLRERKADLEQVVERILRHMKGVASPVQPAAQAGAGRKLSQQDLLLDDTTDVPLVLVAHDISPADMLQFKQSLFAGFATDVGGKTSHTAIVARSMDIPAVVGARSASQLIKQDDWVIIDGDAGVLIVDPSPIILAEYGFKQRQGELERQRLNRLKNTPALTIDGQRVELLANIEMPEDTAGAVAAGAVGVGLFRSEFLFMGRTGKLPGEEEQYQAYRKAIEGMHGLPVTIRTVDIGSDKPLDKLAGRAQDGQLNPALGLRAIRWSLADPPMFLTQLRAILRAAAHGQVNLLVPMLAHASEIRQTMSLIDHARVMLDNQGIPYGPVQLGAMIEIPAAALTLKLFLKYFDFLSIGTNDLIQYTLAIDRADEAVSHLYDPCHPAVLRLVADTIAECNAQGKGVSVCGEMAGDTSMTRLLLGLGLRSFSMHPSQILAVKQQILRADAGKLQAWAEQVLASEDPAALLQA, from the coding sequence GTGACTTTTTCTGTGCATGGCCTTGCAGTGTCGCGCGGGATCGCGATTGGCCGTGCCGTGCTCGTGGCTTCGAGCCGCGCCGATGTGGCGCACTATTTCATTGAGGACGACAAGTCGGCCGACGAGATCACGCGCGTGCGGATTTCGCGCAACGCGGTGATGGAAGAGATCACGCGCCTGCAGCAGGACCTGCCCAAGGATGCGCCGCACGAGCTGGCCGCGCTGCTGGATGTGCACCTGATGCTGCTGCAGGACGAGCAGCTGATCAGCGGCGTCAAGCACTGGATCACCGACCGCCACTACAACGCCGAATGGGCGCTGACCACGCAATACGAAATCATTGCGCGCCAGTTCGACGACATGGAAGACGAATACCTGCGCGAGCGCAAGGCCGACCTGGAGCAGGTGGTCGAGCGCATCCTGCGCCACATGAAGGGCGTGGCCTCGCCGGTGCAGCCCGCGGCCCAGGCCGGTGCGGGGCGCAAGCTGTCGCAGCAGGACCTGCTGCTGGACGACACCACCGACGTGCCGCTGGTGCTGGTGGCGCACGATATCTCGCCGGCAGACATGCTGCAGTTCAAGCAAAGCCTTTTTGCCGGCTTTGCCACCGACGTGGGTGGCAAGACCTCGCACACCGCCATCGTGGCGCGCAGCATGGACATCCCGGCCGTGGTGGGCGCGCGCAGCGCCAGCCAGCTGATCAAGCAGGACGACTGGGTCATCATCGACGGCGATGCCGGCGTGCTCATCGTCGACCCGTCGCCCATCATCCTGGCCGAGTACGGCTTCAAGCAGCGCCAGGGCGAGCTCGAGCGCCAGCGCCTGAACCGCCTGAAGAACACGCCGGCGCTGACCATCGACGGGCAGCGCGTCGAGCTGCTGGCCAACATCGAAATGCCTGAAGACACCGCGGGCGCGGTGGCGGCCGGCGCTGTCGGCGTGGGGCTGTTTCGCAGCGAGTTCCTTTTTATGGGCCGCACCGGCAAGCTGCCCGGCGAAGAAGAGCAGTACCAGGCCTACCGCAAGGCGATTGAAGGCATGCACGGCCTGCCGGTCACCATCCGCACGGTGGACATCGGCTCCGACAAGCCGCTCGACAAACTCGCCGGCCGCGCGCAGGACGGCCAGCTCAACCCCGCGCTGGGGCTGCGCGCCATCCGCTGGAGCCTGGCCGACCCGCCGATGTTCCTCACGCAGCTGCGCGCCATCCTGCGCGCCGCCGCGCACGGCCAGGTCAACCTGCTGGTGCCCATGCTGGCGCACGCCAGCGAGATCCGCCAGACCATGTCGCTGATCGACCATGCGCGCGTGATGCTGGACAACCAGGGCATCCCTTACGGCCCGGTGCAGCTGGGCGCGATGATCGAAATCCCGGCGGCCGCGCTCACGCTCAAGCTCTTCCTCAAGTACTTTGATTTCCTCTCGATCGGCACCAACGACCTGATCCAGTACACGCTGGCCATCGACCGTGCCGACGAAGCCGTGTCGCACCTGTATGACCCCTGCCACCCGGCCGTGCTGCGCCTGGTGGCCGACACCATTGCCGAGTGCAACGCGCAAGGCAAGGGCGTGAGCGTCTGCGGTGAGATGGCCGGCGACACCAGCATGACGCGCCTGCTGCTGGGCCTGGGCCTGCGCAGCTTTTCCATGCACCCGTCGCAGATCCTGGCGGTCAAGCAGCAGATCCTGCGCGCCGACGCCGGCAAGCTGCAGGCCTGGGCCGAGCAGGTGCTGGCCAGCGAAGACCCGGCGGCGCTGTTGCAGGCCTGA
- a CDS encoding HPr family phosphocarrier protein has protein sequence MIKTSTTINNKLGLHARASAKLTKLAGSFGCEVFMSKGERRVNAKSIMGVMMLAAGLGSTVEVETNGNDEQAAMDAILALIADKFGEGE, from the coding sequence ATGATAAAGACCAGCACGACCATCAACAATAAGCTGGGCCTGCACGCCCGCGCCTCCGCCAAGCTCACCAAACTCGCCGGCAGCTTTGGCTGCGAGGTCTTCATGAGCAAGGGCGAGCGCCGCGTCAACGCCAAAAGCATCATGGGCGTGATGATGCTGGCCGCCGGGCTGGGTAGCACGGTGGAAGTCGAAACCAACGGCAATGACGAGCAGGCGGCGATGGATGCGATCCTGGCATTGATTGCAGATAAATTTGGGGAAGGCGAGTAA
- a CDS encoding PTS sugar transporter subunit IIA, whose translation MNGIFIIAHAPLASALRQCVLHVFPDNAPGVAALDVQPNMPPEETLAQARIMLAQLGTSHALVLVDVFGATPCNVAQKLVDGVHSKLITGINLPMLLRTVSYRHESLDALVARALVGATQGVMQVAITAPQNQVRRNHDKDQHDHQQ comes from the coding sequence ATGAACGGCATTTTCATCATCGCCCACGCTCCGCTGGCCTCGGCCTTGCGCCAGTGCGTGTTGCATGTGTTCCCCGACAACGCACCCGGCGTGGCCGCACTGGACGTGCAGCCCAACATGCCGCCCGAGGAAACGCTGGCCCAGGCCCGCATCATGCTGGCGCAGCTGGGCACCTCGCATGCGCTGGTGCTGGTCGATGTGTTCGGCGCCACGCCCTGCAATGTGGCGCAAAAGCTGGTCGACGGCGTTCATTCCAAACTCATCACCGGCATCAACCTGCCCATGCTGCTGCGCACGGTGTCTTACCGCCACGAGTCGCTCGACGCGCTGGTGGCCCGGGCGCTGGTCGGGGCCACGCAGGGCGTGATGCAGGTGGCCATCACCGCACCGCAGAACCAGGTACGCAGAAATCATGATAAAGACCAGCACGACCATCAACAATAA
- a CDS encoding MFS transporter: protein MTTADASLQTLPPSPPQAGAEPGRLDAKTGAVVFLAFAAAYFCSALVRAITATLAPVLTQEFSLHARDLGLLAGGYFLGFAATQLPLGTWLDRHGPKRVILCFLAVSVLGCLAFSLSTSFAWLLASRVLVGMGVSACLMAPLTGYRRWYEPATVLRANSWMLMTGSLGMLASTLPVQWLMPLTGWRPLFWILAAMLLLSMAALAWVVPTWQLNKKHESVDAAAPAAADADAGYAPIWRSRYFRKMTPLAFFNYGGLVAVQTLWAGPWMIRVAGYTPLEAATGLFYINATMLATFWSWGMVNPWLARQGWHATRLIAWGTPFSLIVLAVNIAAGTSTGWLGWALFCMGCSVMGLAQPAVGMAFRPSLAGRALSAYNLMIFAGVFTVQWGIGLLIDVFAAMGLAQVASFQAAMGVFLCCCIASYGYFLSVRADNSPEPSNP from the coding sequence ATGACCACCGCAGACGCCTCCTTGCAGACTTTGCCGCCCAGCCCCCCGCAAGCCGGCGCTGAACCCGGCCGGCTGGACGCCAAAACCGGTGCGGTTGTTTTCCTGGCGTTTGCCGCGGCGTATTTCTGCTCGGCGCTGGTGCGGGCCATCACGGCCACGCTGGCGCCGGTGCTGACGCAGGAGTTCTCGCTGCATGCGCGTGACCTCGGCCTGCTGGCGGGCGGCTACTTTCTAGGCTTTGCCGCCACGCAGCTGCCGCTGGGCACCTGGCTGGACCGCCATGGCCCCAAACGCGTAATCCTGTGCTTCCTCGCGGTGTCGGTGCTGGGTTGCCTGGCGTTTTCGCTGTCGACCAGTTTTGCCTGGCTGCTGGCCTCACGCGTGCTGGTGGGCATGGGTGTCAGCGCCTGCCTGATGGCGCCGCTGACCGGCTACCGCCGCTGGTATGAGCCGGCGACGGTGCTGCGCGCCAATTCGTGGATGTTGATGACGGGCTCGCTCGGCATGCTGGCCTCGACTTTGCCGGTGCAGTGGTTGATGCCGCTGACGGGCTGGCGGCCGCTGTTCTGGATATTGGCGGCGATGCTTTTGCTGTCGATGGCCGCGTTGGCCTGGGTTGTGCCGACGTGGCAGCTCAACAAGAAGCACGAAAGCGTCGATGCCGCTGCACCTGCGGCCGCAGACGCAGACGCCGGCTACGCGCCCATCTGGCGCAGCCGCTATTTCCGCAAGATGACGCCGCTGGCTTTCTTCAACTACGGCGGCCTGGTCGCCGTGCAAACCTTGTGGGCGGGGCCGTGGATGATCCGCGTCGCGGGCTACACGCCGCTGGAGGCCGCGACCGGCCTCTTCTATATCAACGCCACCATGCTGGCGACCTTCTGGAGCTGGGGCATGGTCAACCCCTGGCTGGCCCGGCAGGGCTGGCATGCCACGCGGCTGATTGCCTGGGGAACGCCTTTCAGCCTCATCGTGCTGGCCGTCAACATCGCCGCCGGCACCTCCACCGGCTGGCTGGGCTGGGCGCTGTTTTGCATGGGCTGCAGCGTCATGGGGCTGGCGCAACCCGCGGTGGGCATGGCCTTCAGGCCTTCGCTGGCGGGCCGGGCGCTGTCGGCCTACAACCTCATGATCTTTGCCGGCGTGTTCACCGTGCAGTGGGGCATCGGCCTCTTGATTGATGTGTTTGCGGCCATGGGCCTGGCGCAGGTGGCGAGCTTTCAGGCGGCGATGGGAGTGTTTTTGTGTTGTTGTATCGCCTCATATGGGTATTTCCTCAGTGTCCGCGCCGATAATTCACCAGAACCCTCCAACCCATGA
- a CDS encoding PAS domain-containing sensor histidine kinase: protein MPAPAHLPGANQPVWRDKLSQLLESTGEGIFGIDMDGCCTFINRAGAEQLGYAPADVLGHNMHELAHHSHAGGAHYPEHLCPIFNAFRKALPCRIDTELFWRKDGSAFAVEYSSHPIVEGGVVQGAVVTFVDISARRQAEDALRQAHAVLEQRVSERTQALSEALQHLRELTAYTHTVREEERTRIAREVHDELGSLLVALKMDVGWLDKRLGEQQQREPVAAQAMRDTMRSKCQNMGRLIESAVDNVGRIITDLRPSILDHQGLWAALDWQAHEFVQSAELALDWQMDVADAAPLPEPSAIAIFRIFQEMLSNVGRHAAASRVAITIQATADHISIAVQDNGRGAEAAAFEAANAYGVMGMRERARHLGGSLEISSQIGLGSRFHLGIQLSNQ, encoded by the coding sequence ATGCCCGCCCCCGCCCACCTTCCCGGCGCCAACCAGCCCGTCTGGCGCGACAAGCTGTCGCAGCTGCTCGAATCCACCGGCGAGGGCATTTTCGGCATCGACATGGACGGCTGCTGCACTTTCATCAACCGCGCCGGCGCCGAACAGCTGGGCTACGCGCCCGCCGACGTGCTGGGCCACAACATGCATGAGCTGGCGCACCACTCGCATGCCGGCGGTGCGCATTACCCCGAGCACCTGTGCCCCATCTTCAACGCCTTTCGCAAGGCGCTGCCTTGCCGCATCGACACGGAGCTCTTCTGGCGCAAGGACGGCAGCGCGTTTGCCGTCGAATACTCGTCGCACCCCATCGTCGAAGGCGGCGTGGTACAGGGCGCGGTGGTGACCTTTGTCGATATCTCGGCGCGCCGCCAGGCCGAAGACGCGCTGCGCCAGGCGCATGCCGTGCTGGAGCAGCGCGTGAGCGAGCGCACGCAGGCGCTGTCGGAGGCGCTGCAGCACCTGCGCGAACTCACCGCCTACACCCACACCGTGCGCGAGGAAGAGCGCACCCGCATCGCGCGCGAGGTGCACGACGAACTCGGCAGCCTGCTGGTGGCGCTGAAGATGGACGTCGGCTGGCTCGACAAACGCCTGGGCGAACAACAGCAACGCGAGCCCGTCGCCGCGCAGGCCATGCGCGACACGATGCGCAGCAAATGCCAGAACATGGGCCGGCTGATTGAAAGCGCGGTCGACAACGTGGGCCGCATCATCACCGACCTGCGCCCCAGCATCCTCGACCACCAGGGCCTGTGGGCCGCACTCGACTGGCAGGCGCATGAGTTTGTGCAGTCGGCCGAGCTGGCGCTGGACTGGCAGATGGACGTGGCCGACGCCGCGCCGCTGCCCGAGCCTTCGGCGATTGCCATCTTCCGCATCTTCCAGGAAATGCTCAGCAACGTGGGGCGGCACGCCGCCGCCAGCCGGGTGGCCATCACCATACAAGCCACGGCCGATCACATCAGCATCGCCGTGCAGGACAACGGCCGCGGCGCCGAAGCCGCCGCCTTTGAAGCGGCCAATGCCTACGGCGTGATGGGCATGCGCGAGCGCGCACGGCACCTGGGCGGCAGCCTGGAGATTTCAAGCCAAATCGGCCTCGGGTCCAGGTTCCACCTGGGCATACAGCTATCAAATCAATAG
- a CDS encoding response regulator transcription factor, with product MTSLKILIGDDHRIVREGLKQVLADAPDIEVVAEAETGPDILQRVDALGGDKGLSAVLLDIALPDRDGLDVLQALKKSWPRLPVLMLSTYPEKQYAVRCIKLGAAGYLNKSANPDDMIAAVRKVASGGLYVSAATAEALASAVGGSGGRSGAEALSHREHQVFRLLTAGKSVGEIGTQLGLASNTVSTYRLRILEKTGAKNDVELALYAERHAKTPAGA from the coding sequence ATGACCTCCCTCAAAATCCTGATCGGCGACGACCACCGCATCGTGCGTGAAGGCCTCAAGCAGGTGCTGGCCGATGCGCCTGACATTGAAGTGGTCGCCGAGGCTGAAACCGGCCCCGACATCCTGCAGCGCGTCGACGCGCTGGGCGGCGACAAAGGATTGAGCGCGGTGCTGCTGGACATCGCCCTGCCCGACCGCGACGGCCTGGACGTGTTGCAGGCGCTGAAAAAAAGCTGGCCCCGCCTGCCGGTGCTGATGCTCAGCACCTACCCCGAAAAGCAATACGCGGTGCGCTGCATCAAGCTGGGCGCGGCGGGCTACCTCAACAAAAGCGCCAACCCCGACGACATGATTGCCGCGGTGCGCAAGGTGGCGTCGGGCGGCCTTTACGTTTCAGCCGCCACGGCCGAAGCGCTGGCCAGCGCGGTCGGCGGCAGCGGTGGGCGCAGCGGCGCTGAAGCCCTGTCGCACCGCGAGCACCAGGTGTTCCGGCTGCTCACGGCCGGCAAGTCCGTCGGCGAGATCGGCACGCAGCTGGGCCTGGCGTCCAACACCGTCAGCACCTACCGGCTGCGCATCCTTGAAAAAACCGGCGCCAAAAACGATGTGGAACTGGCGCTGTATGCCGAGCGCCACGCCAAAACACCGGCCGGCGCCTGA
- a CDS encoding CBS domain-containing protein: MTTVTDVMTRNVRTMAPGDTVAAAAKAMQELNVGVIPVCEGDKLLGMVTDRDIVLRAVAKGLDGATPLSTVMSTDVRTARETDDLDTVLADMASRQIRRLPVLDGSQRLTGIISIGDIAVKGQDEEDVGQSLADISSPA; the protein is encoded by the coding sequence ATGACGACCGTCACCGACGTGATGACCCGCAACGTGCGAACCATGGCCCCCGGCGATACCGTGGCCGCAGCCGCCAAAGCCATGCAAGAACTCAACGTGGGCGTGATCCCCGTGTGCGAGGGCGACAAGCTGCTCGGCATGGTGACCGACCGCGACATCGTGCTTCGCGCTGTGGCGAAGGGGCTGGACGGCGCCACCCCGCTGTCCACCGTGATGAGCACCGACGTGCGCACCGCCCGCGAAACCGATGACCTCGACACCGTCCTCGCCGACATGGCGTCCCGCCAGATCCGCCGCCTGCCGGTGCTGGACGGGTCGCAACGCCTGACCGGCATCATTTCCATCGGCGATATCGCCGTCAAGGGCCAGGACGAAGAGGATGTGGGCCAGTCTTTGGCCGATATCTCGTCTCCGGCCTGA
- a CDS encoding CmpA/NrtA family ABC transporter substrate-binding protein: MSDRFSPYDADRPLMLKCSCGGNHAPADHHPEMNADGAAAELRRRSLSSEFEAYSNEFIEATLVKALFPQDEVRRRFLRAVGKGTAMAAIASVLPVGTMQAMAQDKGQLEKTNLKIGFIPITCATPLIMAHPLGFYSKEGLNVEVVKTAGWALIRDKMINKEYDATHFLSPMPLAISMGVGSNPVPMNVATIQNTNGQAITLANKHKDKRDPKMWKGFKFAVPFEFSMHNFLLRYYVAEAGLNPDTDIQIRVVPPPEMVANLRAGNIDGYLGPDPFNQRAVYEEIGFLHLLTKDLWNGHPCCAFGTSTEFIQKNPNTFAALYRSVLTAAAMARDPKNRELIAKVIAPQAYLNQPETVLTQVLTGRFADGLGNIKTVPDRADFDPIPWQSMAVWMLTQMKRWGYVKGDINYKQIAEKVFLLTDAKKRMADLGQKAPEGAYPKFTIMGKVFDAAKPDEYLKSFAINKMA; the protein is encoded by the coding sequence ATGTCTGACCGTTTCTCCCCTTACGACGCCGACCGGCCCCTGATGCTCAAGTGCAGCTGCGGCGGCAACCACGCCCCGGCCGATCACCACCCGGAGATGAATGCCGACGGCGCCGCCGCCGAGCTGCGCCGGCGCAGCCTGAGCAGCGAGTTCGAGGCCTACTCCAACGAATTTATTGAAGCCACGCTCGTCAAGGCCCTGTTCCCCCAAGACGAAGTGCGCCGCCGCTTCCTGCGCGCTGTCGGCAAAGGCACGGCCATGGCAGCAATCGCCAGTGTGCTGCCCGTCGGCACCATGCAGGCCATGGCGCAAGACAAGGGCCAGCTGGAAAAAACCAACCTGAAGATCGGCTTCATTCCCATCACCTGCGCCACGCCGCTGATCATGGCGCACCCGCTGGGCTTCTACAGCAAGGAAGGCCTGAATGTTGAAGTCGTCAAGACCGCCGGCTGGGCGCTGATACGCGACAAGATGATCAACAAGGAATACGACGCCACGCACTTCCTCAGCCCCATGCCGCTGGCCATCTCGATGGGTGTGGGCTCCAACCCGGTGCCCATGAATGTGGCCACTATCCAGAACACCAACGGCCAGGCGATCACACTGGCCAACAAACACAAGGACAAGCGCGACCCGAAGATGTGGAAGGGCTTCAAGTTTGCCGTGCCCTTTGAGTTCAGCATGCACAACTTCCTGCTGCGCTACTACGTGGCTGAAGCCGGGCTGAACCCCGACACCGACATCCAGATCCGCGTGGTGCCGCCGCCCGAGATGGTGGCCAACCTGCGCGCCGGCAACATCGACGGCTACCTCGGCCCCGACCCTTTCAACCAGCGCGCGGTGTACGAAGAAATCGGCTTTTTGCACCTGCTGACCAAAGACCTGTGGAACGGCCACCCCTGCTGCGCCTTCGGCACATCCACAGAGTTCATCCAGAAGAACCCCAACACCTTTGCCGCGCTTTACCGCTCGGTGCTCACGGCCGCCGCCATGGCGCGCGACCCGAAAAACCGCGAGCTGATCGCCAAGGTGATTGCACCGCAGGCCTACCTGAACCAGCCGGAGACCGTGCTGACGCAGGTCCTGACCGGCCGCTTTGCCGACGGCCTCGGCAATATCAAGACCGTGCCCGACCGCGCCGACTTTGACCCCATCCCGTGGCAGTCGATGGCGGTGTGGATGCTGACGCAGATGAAACGCTGGGGCTACGTGAAGGGCGACATCAACTACAAGCAGATCGCCGAAAAAGTCTTCCTGCTGACCGACGCCAAAAAACGCATGGCCGACCTGGGCCAGAAGGCGCCGGAAGGCGCATACCCCAAGTTCACCATCATGGGCAAGGTGTTTGACGCGGCCAAGCCTGATGAGTACCTGAAGAGTTTCGCCATCAACAAGATGGCTTAG
- the ntrB gene encoding nitrate ABC transporter permease, with protein sequence MPKSLNFKATLVSVLLLLVFLAAWQLATLPAAGGAAGPAVSAEQAEYLKMLGKDPGAAKAGGFPTPLQMGQTAWRHLANPFYDNGPNDKGIAIQLGFSLARVGLGFLLACMVAVPLGFVIGMSPLLRRAFDPFIQVLKPISPLAWMPLALYTIKDSSISGIFVIFICSVWPMLINTAFGVASVKREWLNVASTLEVNPLRKAFQVILPAAAPTILTGMRISMGIAWLVIVAAEMLVGGTGIGYFVWNEWNNLSLTNVIFAILVIGIVGMLLDLAFAQLQKAVTYVE encoded by the coding sequence ATGCCCAAGTCACTGAACTTCAAGGCCACGCTGGTCTCGGTCCTGCTGCTGCTGGTGTTCCTGGCGGCATGGCAACTGGCCACGCTGCCGGCCGCCGGCGGCGCAGCCGGGCCCGCGGTGTCAGCCGAGCAGGCCGAGTACCTGAAGATGCTGGGCAAAGACCCAGGCGCGGCCAAGGCCGGCGGCTTTCCCACACCGCTGCAAATGGGCCAAACCGCGTGGCGGCACCTGGCCAACCCGTTTTATGACAACGGCCCCAACGACAAGGGCATTGCCATCCAGCTCGGCTTTTCGCTGGCGCGTGTGGGCCTGGGCTTTTTGCTGGCTTGCATGGTGGCCGTGCCGCTGGGTTTTGTGATCGGCATGTCGCCGCTGCTGCGCCGCGCGTTTGACCCCTTCATCCAGGTGCTCAAGCCGATCTCGCCACTCGCGTGGATGCCGCTGGCGCTCTACACCATCAAGGACTCGTCGATCTCGGGCATCTTTGTGATCTTTATCTGCTCGGTCTGGCCCATGCTGATCAACACGGCCTTTGGCGTGGCTTCGGTCAAACGCGAATGGCTCAACGTGGCCAGCACGCTCGAAGTCAATCCCCTGCGCAAGGCCTTCCAGGTGATCTTGCCGGCGGCGGCGCCCACCATCCTCACCGGCATGCGCATCTCCATGGGCATTGCCTGGCTGGTGATTGTGGCGGCCGAGATGCTGGTGGGCGGCACCGGCATCGGCTACTTCGTCTGGAACGAGTGGAACAACCTCTCGCTCACCAACGTGATCTTCGCCATCCTGGTCATCGGCATCGTCGGCATGCTGCTGGACCTGGCCTTTGCGCAGCTGCAGAAGGCGGTGACCTATGTGGAGTGA
- a CDS encoding ABC transporter ATP-binding protein — protein MQGFLKIEGLSKAFTPSRPVFADVSFTISKGEFVCIIGHSGCGKTTILNVLAGLDTATAGHIFMENREIGGPSLERGVVFQSHALMPWLTVRKNIAFAVVSRWPDWTAAQVNAHVEKFVAMVGLTPAIDKKPSQLSGGMKQRVGIARAFAIQPKMLLLDEPFGALDALTRGTIQDELMAIVRETQQTVFMITHDVDEAILLADRILLMSNGTDNDGVYTPGRIAEEVINPLPRERTRAGLHHLSGYYDLRNHIVDFLVTRAKAH, from the coding sequence ATGCAGGGATTCCTGAAAATCGAAGGGCTGAGCAAAGCCTTCACGCCAAGCAGGCCGGTGTTTGCCGATGTGTCCTTCACCATCAGCAAAGGCGAGTTCGTCTGCATCATCGGCCACTCTGGCTGCGGCAAGACCACCATCCTCAATGTGCTGGCGGGGCTGGACACCGCCACCGCCGGCCACATCTTTATGGAAAACCGCGAGATAGGCGGCCCCAGCCTGGAGCGCGGCGTGGTCTTCCAGAGCCACGCACTCATGCCCTGGCTCACCGTGCGCAAGAACATCGCGTTTGCCGTCGTATCGCGCTGGCCCGACTGGACGGCCGCGCAGGTCAATGCCCATGTGGAAAAGTTTGTCGCCATGGTGGGCCTGACCCCCGCCATCGACAAAAAGCCTTCACAACTCTCAGGCGGGATGAAGCAGCGCGTCGGCATCGCCCGCGCCTTCGCCATCCAGCCCAAGATGCTGCTGCTCGACGAACCCTTTGGCGCACTCGACGCACTGACACGCGGCACCATCCAGGACGAACTGATGGCCATCGTGCGCGAGACGCAGCAAACCGTTTTCATGATCACGCACGACGTGGACGAAGCGATATTGCTGGCCGACCGCATCTTGCTGATGAGCAACGGCACCGACAACGACGGCGTCTACACGCCAGGCCGCATCGCCGAAGAAGTCATCAACCCGCTGCCCCGCGAACGCACCCGCGCCGGCCTGCACCACCTGTCCGGCTACTACGACCTGCGCAACCACATCGTCGACTTCCTCGTCACCCGCGCCAAGGCGCATTGA
- the cynS gene encoding cyanase, producing MNRNDITEKIITVKVSKGITWESVAKKVGLSKEWTTAGCLGQMTFDAKQAKVIGKIFGLTAEEQKWLQVVPYKGSLPTPVPTDPLIYRWYEIVSVYGTTIKELIHEEFGDGIMSAIDFSMDIVRQPDPKGDRVNVVLSGKFLPYKTY from the coding sequence ATGAACCGCAACGACATCACCGAAAAAATCATCACCGTCAAAGTCAGCAAAGGCATCACCTGGGAATCCGTCGCCAAAAAAGTTGGCCTCAGCAAAGAGTGGACGACTGCAGGCTGCCTCGGCCAGATGACCTTCGACGCCAAACAGGCCAAAGTGATCGGCAAGATTTTTGGCTTGACCGCCGAAGAACAAAAGTGGCTGCAAGTCGTGCCCTACAAAGGCTCACTCCCCACCCCCGTGCCCACCGACCCCCTGATCTACCGCTGGTATGAAATCGTCAGCGTGTATGGCACCACCATCAAAGAACTGATCCACGAAGAATTCGGCGACGGCATCATGAGCGCGATCGACTTCAGCATGGACATCGTGAGGCAGCCGGATCCCAAGGGGGATCGGGTGAATGTGGTGTTGTCGGGCAAGTTCTTGCCGTACAAGACGTATTGA